TGTGCTATCGCCAATCATGGCAAGCACACCCTCATCCCCTAGCTTTTTAAAAGCTTCTAAATCCGTCACCGGCCCAACTAACGGATTGGGATCTAGTTTCCAATCTCCTGTATGTAAAACAATTCCTTGCGGTGTTCTTAGTACCAAGGCCTGAGCTTCAGGAATGGAATGGGTTACAGGAATAAATTGAAGATCAAAAGGACCCACTTTAAATTTGCTCGCAGGTGCAACGACATTAATTTCAACCTGAGACTGTAAATTAGCCTCACCGAGCTTACGGCGCAAAACAGTTGCTGCAAACGGTGTGGCATAAATAGGACATTTCAAAGATGGCCAAAGATGAACAATCGCCCCTAAATGATCTTCGTGAGCATGTGTTAAGACAATTGCTTCTAAAAGTTCAGACCTATCTGAAATGAAAGTCGGATCTGCTACCAATAACTCAGCTTCTGGCGTATCATTTCCTGAGAAACCGATACCACAATCGACAGCGAGCCAACTTTCCTTCCCCCCTGTTTTTAACCCGTAAAGGTTAAAATTCATTCCAATTTCCCCGGTTCCACCTAAAGGAAGGAATACCAGTCCCTCTGTACTGTCCTGCCCTTGCTTTACTTGTTTTTCCGTCATCAACAAACCTTTCCATTCCTACAATTTTTCTACAAATAATTCTTATGCCCTCTTCTCTTGGAAGAAGCGTGTCCTTAATCCCTGCGCATTGCCTTTTTTTTCGGCAAAAAGTCTTTTACAAATAAAATGATGTGATATTTCTACTCGCCAATATTCTTAAGCCATCGAGTGTCAAATCAGGAGCATGTGCATCAAAAATAACCTCAGAGCCAAATGTCCTGCCAAGTCCACCTGTTGAAATGACAAAAGGCACTATTTCTAATTCATCGCTTAAGCGAGTTAAAATCCCCTGAACCAAAGAAGCATAACCGTAAAAAAGTCCTGATTGCATCGCCCCAATAGTATCCACGCCCAGAACCTTTTCTGGTTTTTTTATTTCAACACGTGGCAACAGAGCCGCTGCATCTTCGAGTGCACGACTTGCAAGATTAACGCCCGGTGCAATCACACCACCTATATAATTCCCATCTACATCTATAACATCAAAGGTTGTTGCCGTTCCAAAATCAACAACAATAATAGGCTTCTTCTTTTTGCTCTCTGTGAAAAATTGAACAGCAGCAATTGCATTTAAGCGGCGATCCGCACCTAATGTTTCTGGATTCGGTAGTAAAACTTTATTTCCCCAGACCAAAGAAGGGTTCGCAACAAGAGGCTCCCCTGGAAAACGTTTTTTGATAAAGCGTAATAATTCTCTAAGCGCATCAGGAACAACAGAAGAAACAGCAATATTCTCTATTTCTGAGAAAGATACTCCCTCATTTAAAAACCAAATGGAAAGATATATTTCATACTCATCAGCCATTCTATGACTATCGGTGCTTAAGCGCCATCTCTTCGACCATTTTTCGCCATCATAAAGCGCAAAAACAGTGTTTGTATTTCCCATATCAATGGCAAGAATTTTTGAAGAGCGCATCAAATTTCTTTTTTCATTAACGCATTTCCGTTGTCACTAAACACTTCATTTTTCCATTCTGGTCTTCAATCATTAAATGACCTAAATCCGTAATGCCAACAAAACGCCCTTTTATAGCTGTTTCTCCTGCCCCTACCTCAAGAATCGTTCCTTTAGGACATGTTCTCAAAAGCCATTCTCTACGAATAGCTGGAAAACGCCCTATTTTCCAGCAGGAAAACCATTTTTTAGATTCTATTAAAATCTCTTTTGCAAGTTCTTCTGGGCGTATCACAGGCGATCCTGTTTCTTTTATCGACGTTAAAAGCCTTCCTGGTATATTCGGCGATTGCGCAATATTCAAACCAATCCCAACAATAATATTTGCAACCTCCCCCTCAAAAACGCTTTCTATCAGAATACCTGATATTTTACGTCCTTTCCACAAGAGATCATTCGGCCATTTTAAAGAAAGAAACGATGCCGCTTCCGGTAATAAAATTCTTTTTAGGACTTCATAAACAGAAATCCCTATCAGATAGGGCGCAGCTTGAATAAAAGACTGAAACTCTGAGAAAGAAAAATTTAAATTTTCAGAAGGAAAGTTAGACTTAAGCGTAAATGAAAAGGCTAAATTGCCCGATGGTGTATGCCATTTACGTTGATGTGTTCCCCGTCCCGCAGTCTGCGAATACGCAACAACGGCAAGAACACCTTCCGCTCCGCTAGAAATATAATCGAAACATCTATCCGAAGTGGATGGAATTGTATTATGGATCTCAAAGATCCATTCTTCATAAGTCATTTTTTTATATGGTGGGCGATGACGGGATCGAACCGCCGACCCTCTCGGTGTAAACGAGATGCTCTACCTCTAAGCTAATCGCCCGCTGATGACAATGCAAAATTTTTAATGTTTTGGCAAGGGGAAAATTTAAAAAATTTTCCATACCTTGCCGTTTTTTTCTGATTAAATCAGTTAACCGCTTCTTTTAACGATTTTCCTGGTTTAAAGCGCACAGAGTTAGAGGCTGGAATATCAATCTCTTCTTTTGTTTGAGGATTGCGTCCTTTGG
The sequence above is drawn from the Acetobacteraceae bacterium genome and encodes:
- a CDS encoding type III pantothenate kinase, with amino-acid sequence MRSSKILAIDMGNTNTVFALYDGEKWSKRWRLSTDSHRMADEYEIYLSIWFLNEGVSFSEIENIAVSSVVPDALRELLRFIKKRFPGEPLVANPSLVWGNKVLLPNPETLGADRRLNAIAAVQFFTESKKKKPIIVVDFGTATTFDVIDVDGNYIGGVIAPGVNLASRALEDAAALLPRVEIKKPEKVLGVDTIGAMQSGLFYGYASLVQGILTRLSDELEIVPFVISTGGLGRTFGSEVIFDAHAPDLTLDGLRILASRNITSFYL
- a CDS encoding biotin--[acetyl-CoA-carboxylase] ligase, translated to MTYEEWIFEIHNTIPSTSDRCFDYISSGAEGVLAVVAYSQTAGRGTHQRKWHTPSGNLAFSFTLKSNFPSENLNFSFSEFQSFIQAAPYLIGISVYEVLKRILLPEAASFLSLKWPNDLLWKGRKISGILIESVFEGEVANIIVGIGLNIAQSPNIPGRLLTSIKETGSPVIRPEELAKEILIESKKWFSCWKIGRFPAIRREWLLRTCPKGTILEVGAGETAIKGRFVGITDLGHLMIEDQNGKMKCLVTTEMR